From Triticum aestivum cultivar Chinese Spring chromosome 4A, IWGSC CS RefSeq v2.1, whole genome shotgun sequence, a single genomic window includes:
- the LOC123081838 gene encoding quinone-oxidoreductase QR2 — protein sequence MATKIYIVYYSTWGHVATLAEEMKKGADSVPGVEVTVWRVPETLPEEVLGKMHAAPGREDHPVITASQLAEADGILFGFPTRFGMMAAQMKAFFDSTGGLWQAQSLSGKPAGVFFATGTQGGGQETTALTAVTQLTHHGMLFVPVGYTHGAGMFAMDEVKGGSPYGAGIFAGADGSRVPSDAELALAAHQGKYFAGIAKKLKAI from the exons ATGGCGACCAAGATCTACATAGT GTACTACTCGACCTGGGGACACGTCGCTACGCTGGCGGAGGAGATGAAGAAGGGCGCCGACTCCGTCCCCGGCGTGGAGGTCACCGTCTGGCGGGTGCCGGAGACACTGCCAGAGGAGGTGCTCGGGAAGATGCACGCGGCGCCGGGGCGTGAGGACCACCCCGTCATCACGGCGAGCCAGCTGGCCGAGGCCGACGGCATCCTGTTCGGCTTCCCGACGCGGTTCGGCATGATGGCGGCGCAGATGAAGGCCTTCTTCGACTCCACCGGCGGCCTCTGGCAGGCGCAGAGCCTCTCGGGCAAGCCTGCGGGCGTCTTCTTCGCGACGGGCACCCAGGGCGGTGGGCAGGAGACCACGGCTCTCACGGCCGTGACGCAGCTGACGCACCACGGCATGCTGTTCGTGCCGGTCGGGTACACGCACGGCGCCGGCATGTTCGCCATGGACGAGGTCAAGGGCGGCAGCCCGTACGGTGCTGGCATCTTTGCTGGAGCCGATGGCAGCAGGGTGCCCAGCGATGCCGAGCTCGCCCTCGCGGCGCACCAGGGCAAGTACTTTGCCGGCATCGCCAAGAAGCTCAAAGCCATCTGA